The following nucleotide sequence is from Mycobacterium sp. Z3061.
GCCGCCCGCCGCGACGGTGCCTCGCTGAACAGTTGGTTGGTACGGGCCGCGGCCACCGCGGCGGGCGAACGGAACACCGCCCGGCCGCCCCTTCGCAATGCGCACCGCCTCACCGGCTGGGCGCGCTGAACACTCACCAAGGAGAACGCAATGTCGTTATTCACCACCCCGGATCCGATCAGCGTCCGAGTCGAGGCCGGCGCGGGATCGGTCCGGCTCAGTGCAACCGAGCGCACGGACACCGCCGTGCAGGTGCGCCCGGACGATGAAACCTGCGACGCCGACGTCTGGGCTGCCGAGCACGTCCGCGTCGAGTTCCGTGACGGCCGTCTGACGGTCTCGACCCCCAGACGCGCGCGGCACCGCGCCGGGGCCGTGCAGATCGAGGTCGCACTGCCATCCCGGTCGCGGCTCTATGCGACGCTGGGATCAGCGGACCTGCACGCCGAGGGCGAGTACAGCGATGTGCGGCTCGCGACCGCCACCGGCGACGTGGAACTCGATGCGGTACGCGGAAAACTGAAGGCGGCCAACGCATCTGGATCACTGGCTGTGCAGGCGATCGAGGGCTATGCCTCGATCGCGACGTCCTCGGGTTCGGTGCGTGTGGAAAAGCTCGATGGTGAGCTGAAATTCAAGGGCGCCAGCGGAACGCTGTCCATGGACGCCATGTGCGGTGCCGTGAAGTCACGCACCGCCTCGGGATCGGTGATCATCGAATCCGGCGTCCGGGGCGTCGTCGATGCGCACACCAGCAGCGGAGAAGTGGCCGTCGGCGTTCCGGAGGGCACCGCCGTCCGGTTCGACATCGTCACCGGGTCCGGTGTGGTCACCAACCGGCTGCAACCGGCCGAGGGGCCCGGGAGCGATGACGAGACCCTCGTCCTGCAAGTCCGCAGCGGGTCCGGCGACGTTCACATCCACCGGGACCCGGTTACCGCGCCGGCTACCTGAGCCAGCCGCGCCGGCGACCCCAGATGTCGCGCACCAGCACGAACAGCGACAGCGCGGCGAATCCGATCAGGAACCAGTCCTCGACGTGGCCGACATGGTTACCGCGCAGCATCGCCAGTAGGAAGATGACGATGAAGATCCCGACGGCATGCCACGTGCGGTAGTTGATACGGCTCCAACCCCAGCGCGCGGACGGCACCTCGGCCTCGTCGACGCCGGCGTACGGCTCCACCTCAGTACTGGCCACGGCGATCCCTCCGGTTGTCACTCGGACTGACACTGCCTGAACATTCTGGCACAGGCCGTTCGTCCGCGGTCAGGTCTCCACCCGAAGGGATCGCCGCGACGCAGCTGCCGCTGTCACGCAGGCGGCATCAGCACCGTGTCGATCATGTAGACCTGCGCGTTCGCCGTCGACACACCGCCGCAGACCACGCCGGCGTTGTTGACCCGAAGGTTGTTCCCCATGCCGGTCACCGTCACGTTGGCGCCCTGCAGCGTCTTGTGGGTACCGATCACCCGGTTGGGGCTGGCCTGCCCACTGACCACGTGGTAGGTCAGGATGCTGGTCAGCAGATTCGAGTCGGTCTTGAGCTGCTCGATGGTGGCCGGCGGCAGCTTGCCGAACGCGGCGTCGGTCGGCGCGAACACCGTGTACTGACCGCTGTTGAGGGTGTCGACCAGGTTCACCTGCGGGTTGAGCTGGCCGGACAGCGCCGACGTCAGCGTGGTCAGCATCGGGTTGTTGGCCGCCGCTTCGGTGACGGGGACCATCGACATGCCCTGGACCGACGCGGGGCCGGTGGGGTTGGCCGCGGCGTAGTCCGCGCATCCCGGACCGACCAGGTCGCTGGCCGCCGCGGTCGGAGCCAGCGCTACGCCGCAGGCCATCAGCGCAACCGTGAAACCGGTTGCCGCCATTGAGGTTTTGGTCTTCATGGTTAATTCGCTCCTCGTGTGAGTGTTGCAGATCCCTGACATCAAGGATTCGGAGCCAACGACTGTCCGGATGGGTGTCAGCCGTAAGTGAAGGAGAAAACCTGCAGCCCCTTGCTGGGGTGCACCTCGATGGTTCCCGACGACTGGCTGGGGTCGGCGACGATCTGATGCGACGTCGGCGGGCCGTCGACCGCCACGCTGGTGGGCTTGCCGTTGCGGGTCACCGTGAGCGTGCCGGTTCCGCCGACCACGACGTAGATGTCCTTGGCGTGGTAGTTGAGCCTGATGGCCGAGTCGTCGCCGGTTGCGGTGGCGCCCTGGTAGTCCAGCGCCCACGGGCCGCTCAGGGCGAAGCTGTCGGCGGCGAGGTTGGGCGGATAGCGGAACGTCTGGGCGCCCTCGTCGTACTCGCCGCCACCGCCGTAATTGACGGCCTTGCCGACGGCGAAGTAGGTCTCGGCAGTGGTGATCGCTTTCGGTGTGAGGTCGGGCGCGCCGACGGGGCCGGGCAGCGTGACGCCGGGTCTGCCATCGGCGAGCAACTGCCTGATCAGCTGTTCGGTGTCGTCGTAGCCGCCCTCGCCGAACTTGAGGTGCCGCACTGTGCCGTTGGCGTCGATCAGGTACTCGGCCGGCCAGTAGCGGTTGCGGTAATTGGTCCACGTCGAGTAGTTGTTGTCCAGTGCCACCGGGTATTTGATGCCCAGATCGGCCGCGCCCTTGGCGACGTTCTCCGGCACCTTCTCGAACGCGTATTCCGGGGTATGGACACCGATGACCTCGAGGCCGGCGTCCTTGTACGCCTGATACCAGCCGACCACGTGCGGGATGGCCCGTTGGCAGTTGATGCACGAGTAGGCCCAGAAGTCGATCAGGACGACCTTGCCGCGCAACGATTTCAGTGCGATGGGCTGGTTGCCCGGCGTGTTCAGCCAATTGGTGATGCCCCGCAGATCCGGTGCAGGGCCGCAGTTCTCGAGCTTGGTGCCGCCCTGGGTGCAGTTGGACAGGGCCACGTTCTGGTCGGTGACGATGCCACCGAGCTTCTCCTGAACCTGGCTGGATCCGCCGACCTTCTCCTGCAGGGATGCGGTGTAGTCGGGAATGGCGCGCTGCAACACGGCCGGAAGGTCGAACACCAGCGCCACCGCCAGCAGTATCGTCACGATTCCCGCGCCGACCCGGATCTCACGCTGGCGTCGCCGAAACGCGCTGACCCGCTGGGCGATTCGTTGGCCGGCCAGCGCGAAGAACAGCAGCGGCAACGCGGCGCCGACGGCGAACGCGGCGGTGAGCACCACGGTGCCGGCGCCGATCTGCGCGGTCGCCCCGGCCACCACGATCGCCGCCAGGACCGGCCCCGCGCACGGCACGTACAGCACCCCCAGTGCCAGGCCGAGGCCGAAACCGTTTCCGCGCGTGGCGATCTGCTTCTGGGGGATGCGGGAGAAGGGCCGCTCGAGCAGCTGCTCGAAACGGGGGAAGATCAGACCGGCCCCGATGGCCACCAGCGCGACGAGCGCCACCCAGCGGATGGCGTCCTGCGGCAGGTGCAGTGCCGAGAGCAACGCCGAGCCGAGCAGCGTCACCACACTGAAACTGAGCACCAGGCCGCCGATCACCCGATAGGGGCGCGACGCCTCTGACCGGGTCGGCTTGGCTTTGACCGCGACCCCGACCGCGCCGTCAGCCGGCGCCTCGCGCGCGGTGCTGTTCGCACCCGAGAAAAAGATCACCGGCAGCACCGGCAGGATGCACGGTGAGATGCCGGTGATCAGACCGCCGAGAAAGCCGATCAGCGCCAAGGTCCACATGTCAGTTATTCGTCACGGCAGCGGTCCCGGATTGGTTCAACGCCAAAGAAGAAGGCAGCCCACCTCGGGTGGGCTGCCTTCTTCCGGAGAGATGTCACTGACCAGGGGGCATCAGCACGGTGTCGATCATGTAGACCGTGGCGTTCGCGGTGTGCACCCCGCCGCACACCAGGCCCGAGGTGTTGACCTTCAGGTCGTTACCGGCCCCGGTCACCGTAACCTCGGCGCCCTGCAGCGTCTTGTGGGTACCGGCCACCTTGGCCGGGCTCGCCTGCCCGTTGACCACGTGGTAAGTCAAGATGCTGTTGAGCAGCTTGGCGTCGGTCTTGAGCTGGTCGAGGGTGGCCGCCGGCAGCTTGTCGAAGGCGGCGTTGGTGGGCGCGAACACGGTGTACTGCCCGCTGTTGAGCGTGTCCACCAGGTTCACCTGCGGGTTGAGCTTGCCCGACAACGCCGACGTCAGGGTGGTCAGCATCGGATTGTTCGACGCCGCCGTCGCGACCGGGTCCTGGGCCATGCCGGCTACCGACCCTGGGCCGGTGGGGTTCTGTGCCGCGTATTCCGAGCAGCCGGGACCGATCAGGTCGGCGGCGGGGTCGGCCTTGGCGGACGACGGCGCGGAGCTCGGCGCGGCAGAGACGCTCGCGGAGGTTGCGCTGCTGCTGGTGCCCTGCGACGCAGGCTTGCTGCTGGAACATCCCGCGAGCCCCGTGATCGCGATCGCCGCGAGAGCCGCTGCTGCCACTGACCTGGCCTGAGTATTCATCACGTGTCAATTCCTTTGCTAGGGAACGTTTTTGTGGTGACGACGGACGCCGCCATTCGTGCCGTACATGAAGTCATTCGGAGTGGGCGCGATCACGGATGGGTGCGATTTTGAAAAGGGCGGCACAATGGGTGGGTGACTTTCTCGGGTGACGGGCAGGACGGGCGGGCTCCCGTCGAGCGGGTGCGCGTACTGGTGCTCGGCAGCACCGGCTCCATCGGTACCCAGGCCCTGGAGGTCATCGCCGCCAACCCCGACCGGTTCGAGATCGTCGGCCTGGCCGCCGGCGGCGGCAACCTCGACACGCTGCTGCGCCAACGTGCCGAGACCGGGGTCACCAACATCGCCGTCGCCGACGCTGCGGCCGCCGAGCGGGCCGGGGACATCCCGTTTCGCGGCCCCGATGCCGTCACCCGGTTGGTGCAGGACACCGAGGCCGACGTCGTCCTCAACGCCCTGGTCGGTGCGCTGGGCCTGCGCCCGACGCTGGCCGCGCTGGAATCCGGCGCCCGGCTGGCCCTGGCCAACAAGGAGTCCCTGGTAGCCGGCGGCCCGTTGGTGCTGCGGGCGGCCCGGCCCGGCCAGATCGTGCCGGTGGACTCCGAGCACTCCGCGCTGGCGCAGTGCCTGCGCGGCGGGACGCCCGACGAGGTCGCCAAGCTGATCCTGACCGCCTCCGGGGGTCCGTTCCGGGGCTGGCCGGCCGCCGACCTCGAGGGCGTCACGCCCGAACAGGCCGGGGCGCATCCCACCTGGTCGATGGGCCCGATGAACACGCTGAACTCGGCGTCGCTGGTCAACAAGGGGCTCGAACTCATCGAGACCCACCTGCTGTTCGGCATTCCGTACGACCGGATCGAGGTCGTCGTCCATCCGCAGTCGATCATTCACTCGATGGTGACCTTCACCGACGGCTCCACGATCGCCCAGGCCAGCCCGCCGGACATGAAGCTGCCCATCTCCCTGGCCCTGGGCTGGCCGCACCGGGTGCCCGGAGCGGCCACCTGCTGCGACTTCTCCACCGCCTCTACCTGGGAATTCGAGCCGCTGGACAGCGAGGTGTTCCCGGCGGTCGAGCTGGCGCGTCAGGCCGGGGGAACCGGAGGCTGCATGACCGCCGTTTACAACGCGGCCAACGAAGAAGCGGCGGAAGCGTTCCTGACCGGACGGATCCGATTCCCTGCCATCGTCGCCACCATTGCCGACGTGCTGCACGCTGCCGACCAATGGGCCGCGTCACCAGCTACCGTGGATGACGTACTCGAGGCGCAGCGCTGGGCCCGCGAGCGGGCTCAACAGGCGATGGCAACACCGGCGTCGGTCAGAGTCTCGGGCATGGCGTGAGAAAGGTCGTCACAGACAGATGATGTTCGTTATCGGCATTGTGCTGTTCGCACTCGCCATCCTCATCTCGGTCGCCCTGCACGAGTGCGGCCACATGTGGGCCGCCCGCGCCACCGGCATGAAGGTGCGTCGCTACTTCGTCGGCTTCGGCCCGACGCTGTGGTCCACCCAGCGGGGCGAGACCCAGTACGGCTTCAAGGCCATCCCGGCGGGCGGCTTCTGCGACATCGCCGGCATGACGCCGGTCGAGGAGCTGGCTCCCGACGAGCAGGACCGCGCGATGTACAAGCAGGCCACCTGGAAGCGGGTCGCGGTGCTGTTCGCCGGCCCGGGCATGAACTTCGTCATCTGCCTGGTGCTGCTCTACGCCATCGCGCTGGTCTGGGGCCTGCCCAACCTGCACCCGTCCAATAAGGCGATCGTCGGGGAAACCGGTTGTGTCGCTCAGGAAATCAGCCAGGGCAAGCTCGACAAGTGCGACGGTCCCGGGCCCGCGGCGCTGGCGGGCCTGCGTCCCGGTGACGTCGTCGTCAAGGTCGGCGACACCCCGGTGAGCACGTTCGAGGACATGGCTACCGCGGTGCGCAAGATGCACGGCTCGGTGCCGATCGTCGTCGACCGCGACGGCAAGACCATCACCACCAACGTCACCGTCGAGTCCACCCGCCGCTATGTCCCCACCGGGCAGGGGAATCAGCTGGAGCCGGCCAACGTCGGAGCCATCGGTGTCGGCGCTCCCCGCAACGAACCCACCCGTTACAACGTGCTGTCGGCCGCGCCGGCCACCGTGGTCTTCGCCGGCCAGTTGACCGTCGAGGTCGGCAAGTCGCTGGCCGCCATCCCGACCAAGGTCGGCGCGCTGTTCCACGCGATCGGCGGCGGGCAGCGCGACCCGCAGACGCCGATGAGCGTGGTCGGCGCCAGCATCGTCGGAGGCGACACCGTCGACCACGGACTGTGGGTGGCGTTCTGGTTCTTCCTGGCGCAGCTGAACCTGGTGCTGGGTGCCATCAATCTGCTGCCGTTACTGCCTTTTGACGGCGGCCACATCGCGGTGGCGGTGTTCGAGAAGATCCGCAACGCCATCCGCACCGCCCGCGGCAAGGTGGCCGCGGCGCCGGTGAACTATCTAAAGCTGATGCCGGCGACCTACGTGGTGCTGATCTTTGTAGTCGGCTACATGCTGCTGACCGTCACCGCTGACCTGGTCAACCCGATCCGGCTCTTCCAGTAACAGAGAGAAGGCGAACAGACAGTGACCATTGGCCTGGGCATGCCGCAACCCCCGGCGCCCACGCTCGCTCCCCGGCGTGCCACTCGTCAGCTCATGGTCCGCGACGTCGGCGTCGGCAGCGACTACCCGATATCCGTGCAGTCGATGTGCACGACCAAAACCCACGACGTCAACTCGACGCTGCAGCAGATCGCGGAATTGACAGCCGCCGGCTGCGACATCGTCCGGGTGGCCTGCCCGCGGCAGGAGGACGCCGACGCGCTGGCCGAGATCGCCCGGCACAGCCAGATTCCGGTGATCGCCGACATCCATTTCCAGCCGAAGTACATCTTCGCCGCCATCGACGCCGGATGCGCCGCGGTGCGGGTGAACCCGGGCAATATCAAGGAGTTCGACGGCCGGGTCGGCGAAGTCGCCAAGGCGGCCGGCGCCGCGGGCATCCCGATCCGCATCGGTGTCAACGCGGGCTCGCTGGACAAGCGGTTCATGCAGAAGTACGGCAAGGCCACCCCGGAGGCGCTGGTCGAGTCGGCGCTGTGGGAGGCCTCGCTGTTCGAGGAGCACGGGTTCGGCAACATCAAGATCAGCGTCAAGCACAACGACCCGGTGGTGATGGTCGCCGCCTACGAGCAGTTGGCCGCCCAGTGTGACTACCCGCTGCACCTGGGCGTCACCGAGGCCGGCCCGGCGTTCCAGGGCACCATCAAGTCCGCGGTGGCCTTCGGAGCGCTGCTCTCGCGCGGCATCGGCGACACCATCCGGGTGTCGTTGTCGGCGCCGCCGGTGGAGGAAGTCAAGGTCGGCACCCAAATTCTGGAGTCGCTCAACCTGCGGCCGCGCAAGCTGGAGATTGTGTCGTGTCCGTCGTGTGGACGGGCCCAGGTCGACGTCTACACGCTGGCCAACGAGGTGAGCGCCGGTCTGGACGGTCTGGAGGTGCCGCTGCGGGTCGCGGTGATGGGCTGCGTGGTCAACGGGCCGGGGGAAGCCCGCGAAGCCGACCTCGGAGTGGCGTCGGGCAACGGCAAGGGGCAGATCTTCGTCAAGGGCGAGGTGATCAAGACCGTGCCCGAAGCGCAGATCGTCGAGACGCTGATCGAGGAAGCGATGCGGCTCGCC
It contains:
- a CDS encoding DUF4097 family beta strand repeat-containing protein gives rise to the protein MSLFTTPDPISVRVEAGAGSVRLSATERTDTAVQVRPDDETCDADVWAAEHVRVEFRDGRLTVSTPRRARHRAGAVQIEVALPSRSRLYATLGSADLHAEGEYSDVRLATATGDVELDAVRGKLKAANASGSLAVQAIEGYASIATSSGSVRVEKLDGELKFKGASGTLSMDAMCGAVKSRTASGSVIIESGVRGVVDAHTSSGEVAVGVPEGTAVRFDIVTGSGVVTNRLQPAEGPGSDDETLVLQVRSGSGDVHIHRDPVTAPAT
- a CDS encoding DUF2631 domain-containing protein; this translates as MASTEVEPYAGVDEAEVPSARWGWSRINYRTWHAVGIFIVIFLLAMLRGNHVGHVEDWFLIGFAALSLFVLVRDIWGRRRGWLR
- a CDS encoding fasciclin domain-containing protein — encoded protein: MKTKTSMAATGFTVALMACGVALAPTAAASDLVGPGCADYAAANPTGPASVQGMSMVPVTEAAANNPMLTTLTSALSGQLNPQVNLVDTLNSGQYTVFAPTDAAFGKLPPATIEQLKTDSNLLTSILTYHVVSGQASPNRVIGTHKTLQGANVTVTGMGNNLRVNNAGVVCGGVSTANAQVYMIDTVLMPPA
- a CDS encoding cytochrome c biogenesis protein DipZ → MWTLALIGFLGGLITGISPCILPVLPVIFFSGANSTAREAPADGAVGVAVKAKPTRSEASRPYRVIGGLVLSFSVVTLLGSALLSALHLPQDAIRWVALVALVAIGAGLIFPRFEQLLERPFSRIPQKQIATRGNGFGLGLALGVLYVPCAGPVLAAIVVAGATAQIGAGTVVLTAAFAVGAALPLLFFALAGQRIAQRVSAFRRRQREIRVGAGIVTILLAVALVFDLPAVLQRAIPDYTASLQEKVGGSSQVQEKLGGIVTDQNVALSNCTQGGTKLENCGPAPDLRGITNWLNTPGNQPIALKSLRGKVVLIDFWAYSCINCQRAIPHVVGWYQAYKDAGLEVIGVHTPEYAFEKVPENVAKGAADLGIKYPVALDNNYSTWTNYRNRYWPAEYLIDANGTVRHLKFGEGGYDDTEQLIRQLLADGRPGVTLPGPVGAPDLTPKAITTAETYFAVGKAVNYGGGGEYDEGAQTFRYPPNLAADSFALSGPWALDYQGATATGDDSAIRLNYHAKDIYVVVGGTGTLTVTRNGKPTSVAVDGPPTSHQIVADPSQSSGTIEVHPSKGLQVFSFTYG
- a CDS encoding fasciclin domain-containing protein; its protein translation is MMNTQARSVAAAALAAIAITGLAGCSSSKPASQGTSSSATSASVSAAPSSAPSSAKADPAADLIGPGCSEYAAQNPTGPGSVAGMAQDPVATAASNNPMLTTLTSALSGKLNPQVNLVDTLNSGQYTVFAPTNAAFDKLPAATLDQLKTDAKLLNSILTYHVVNGQASPAKVAGTHKTLQGAEVTVTGAGNDLKVNTSGLVCGGVHTANATVYMIDTVLMPPGQ
- the dxr gene encoding 1-deoxy-D-xylulose-5-phosphate reductoisomerase, which encodes MTFSGDGQDGRAPVERVRVLVLGSTGSIGTQALEVIAANPDRFEIVGLAAGGGNLDTLLRQRAETGVTNIAVADAAAAERAGDIPFRGPDAVTRLVQDTEADVVLNALVGALGLRPTLAALESGARLALANKESLVAGGPLVLRAARPGQIVPVDSEHSALAQCLRGGTPDEVAKLILTASGGPFRGWPAADLEGVTPEQAGAHPTWSMGPMNTLNSASLVNKGLELIETHLLFGIPYDRIEVVVHPQSIIHSMVTFTDGSTIAQASPPDMKLPISLALGWPHRVPGAATCCDFSTASTWEFEPLDSEVFPAVELARQAGGTGGCMTAVYNAANEEAAEAFLTGRIRFPAIVATIADVLHAADQWAASPATVDDVLEAQRWARERAQQAMATPASVRVSGMA
- a CDS encoding RIP metalloprotease yields the protein MMFVIGIVLFALAILISVALHECGHMWAARATGMKVRRYFVGFGPTLWSTQRGETQYGFKAIPAGGFCDIAGMTPVEELAPDEQDRAMYKQATWKRVAVLFAGPGMNFVICLVLLYAIALVWGLPNLHPSNKAIVGETGCVAQEISQGKLDKCDGPGPAALAGLRPGDVVVKVGDTPVSTFEDMATAVRKMHGSVPIVVDRDGKTITTNVTVESTRRYVPTGQGNQLEPANVGAIGVGAPRNEPTRYNVLSAAPATVVFAGQLTVEVGKSLAAIPTKVGALFHAIGGGQRDPQTPMSVVGASIVGGDTVDHGLWVAFWFFLAQLNLVLGAINLLPLLPFDGGHIAVAVFEKIRNAIRTARGKVAAAPVNYLKLMPATYVVLIFVVGYMLLTVTADLVNPIRLFQ
- the ispG gene encoding flavodoxin-dependent (E)-4-hydroxy-3-methylbut-2-enyl-diphosphate synthase, whose product is MTIGLGMPQPPAPTLAPRRATRQLMVRDVGVGSDYPISVQSMCTTKTHDVNSTLQQIAELTAAGCDIVRVACPRQEDADALAEIARHSQIPVIADIHFQPKYIFAAIDAGCAAVRVNPGNIKEFDGRVGEVAKAAGAAGIPIRIGVNAGSLDKRFMQKYGKATPEALVESALWEASLFEEHGFGNIKISVKHNDPVVMVAAYEQLAAQCDYPLHLGVTEAGPAFQGTIKSAVAFGALLSRGIGDTIRVSLSAPPVEEVKVGTQILESLNLRPRKLEIVSCPSCGRAQVDVYTLANEVSAGLDGLEVPLRVAVMGCVVNGPGEAREADLGVASGNGKGQIFVKGEVIKTVPEAQIVETLIEEAMRLAEEMGLETEDDPGTAASGSPIVTVS